Within the Dehalococcoidia bacterium genome, the region CTGGCACATTCGGGTGGACGATATCAATATGACCCTCACGCCCGTCATGAAAGATCAGGAACTGGTCTCTTCCTACAAGACCTACTGGGAAGGCGACTGCGAGGTCACCGGCGATGTGACCGGAAGGGCATATGTGGAATTGACCGGCTATTAGGAGGGTGCTGAAAAGGCTGACTCAACCCCCGATCTCAGTCGAGGGCAGGCCCCCTAGCCCCCAATCGTTGGGGGAACTTTGTAGGGGCGTATAATGATACGCCCCTACCGGGACACCCCCAGACCCCCGGAAGGAGGAATCCTTCATCTCTTCTTTAGCAGAATGCTAGGGCCTGAGCCCACCCCCTTCTCATATCTGCTTGTCCACGCCCGATGACTGAGGGAAGACGATCTCCGGTTATTGAATCAACGCCTCCTTCACTCCTTTTCCATCTTGGGCGGCACGTGTATCAATCCCTTGCTGATGGCGTATTTGATAAGATCGGTGCGATTGTGAAAGCCCAGCTTCTCCATGATCCGTTCCCTGTGCCGCAAGACCGTTTTGACGCTGGTAAAGAGCATCTCCGATATCTCACGGTTGGTGCGTCCCTCGGCAACAAGCTGCAGCACTTCTCTTTCCCTGTCCGTGAGCCGCTCATAGTCACTCTCTTTCCCCCGGGACTGCATCAGAAACTGCTCGATCAGGGTCATGGTAGCCGAGGGATAGAGGAAAGACTCCCCCCGATGAACGGCACGGATGGCGGAAACCAGTTCCGGAGCTGTGGTCGTCTTGGGAAGATACCCCCGAGCCCCGGCTTTGAGCAAGGAGAGGACATATTCGCTTTCTTCATACTGGGTGAGCACGAGCACCCGCGCATTAGGGCTCTCTTTCTGAATTCGGCGGGTGGCTTCCACTCCGCTCATGATGGGCATAGCAACGTCCATCAGCACCACGTCCGGTCCAAGCTGATTGACCTTTTCGATCGCTTCCCTGCCGTCGGATGCTTCGCCAACAACCTCAACCTCCTCATAGTTCTGCAGCAAGGCACGAATCCCCTCTCGAAACAGCGCGTGGTCATCCACTAGCAGCACTTTTATCCTGGACATCATCCTTCCCCCATTCTACCGGAATTTCGACCAAGATCCGAGTTCCTCGACCGGGCTCAGTATCGATGGTCACAGTCCCGCCCAGCAGCTCAGCGCGTTCCTTCATACCCAACAACCCAAACCCCTGCTTGGCTCTGGCAGCGCCGAACACCCGCGAAAGGTCAAACCCTATCCCATCATCTTCCACCTGAACGGCTATGCTCTTCTCCTTGAACTCAAGACCGATATACGTACTCTCTGCCCTGGCATGACTGGCAACATTGGTGATCGCTTCCTGAATGATGCGAAAGACCGATATCTCCACCGGCGGAGGCAACCTCTTCTCTTCTCCAACGATTTCCAGGTAGCCTTCTATTCCCGCCGCCTC harbors:
- a CDS encoding response regulator transcription factor produces the protein MMSRIKVLLVDDHALFREGIRALLQNYEEVEVVGEASDGREAIEKVNQLGPDVVLMDVAMPIMSGVEATRRIQKESPNARVLVLTQYEESEYVLSLLKAGARGYLPKTTTAPELVSAIRAVHRGESFLYPSATMTLIEQFLMQSRGKESDYERLTDREREVLQLVAEGRTNREISEMLFTSVKTVLRHRERIMEKLGFHNRTDLIKYAISKGLIHVPPKMEKE